A genomic segment from Streptomyces antibioticus encodes:
- a CDS encoding glycoside hydrolase family 13 protein, with the protein MAAPHPDKNPAPSDDWWRGAAIYQVYPRSFADGDGDGTGDLAGVRARLPYLAELGVDAIWFTPWYLSPLADGGYDVADYRTIDPAFGTLEEAERLITEARALGIRTIVDIVPNHVSDQHPWFKAALAAGPGSPERKLFHFRPGRGEHGELPPNDWPSQFSGQTWTRVEDGEWYLHLFTPQQPDLNWAHPAVREEHEDVLRFWFERGVAGVRIDSAALPAKDPDLPDFVEGRDPHPYIDRDELHEIYRSWRRVADAYGGVFVGEVWLPDAERFARYLRPDELHTAFNFNFLACPWDAERLRAAIDDTLAEHAPVGAPATWVLCNHDVTRTVTRYGRTDTGFDFAAKEFGTPTDLTLGTRRARAAALLTLALPGSVYLYQGEELGLPEADIPRDRIQDPMHFRSGGTDPGRDGCRVPLPWTADAPHAGFGSDTEPWLPQPAGWSAYAADLQAADPGSMLVLYRTALRLRRTEPGLGDGPLEWLPAPDGVLAFRRSPGLVCVVNLAAAPAVLPGHEEILLASGPLDDAGRLPADTAVWLRA; encoded by the coding sequence GTGGCAGCCCCGCACCCCGACAAGAACCCCGCCCCCTCGGACGACTGGTGGCGTGGCGCTGCCATCTACCAGGTGTACCCCCGCAGTTTCGCCGACGGCGACGGCGACGGCACCGGGGACCTCGCGGGCGTACGGGCCAGACTGCCCTACCTCGCCGAACTCGGCGTCGACGCCATCTGGTTCACCCCCTGGTACCTCTCGCCGCTCGCCGACGGCGGCTACGACGTCGCCGACTACCGCACCATCGACCCCGCCTTCGGCACCCTGGAGGAGGCCGAGCGGCTCATCACCGAGGCGCGCGCCCTCGGCATCCGCACCATCGTCGACATCGTGCCCAACCACGTCTCCGACCAGCACCCCTGGTTCAAGGCCGCCCTCGCCGCCGGACCCGGCAGCCCCGAACGCAAGCTGTTCCACTTCCGCCCCGGCCGCGGCGAGCACGGCGAACTCCCGCCCAACGACTGGCCGTCGCAGTTCTCCGGCCAGACCTGGACCCGCGTCGAGGACGGCGAGTGGTACCTGCACCTCTTCACCCCGCAGCAGCCCGACCTCAACTGGGCCCACCCGGCGGTCCGCGAGGAACACGAGGACGTCCTGCGGTTCTGGTTCGAACGGGGCGTGGCCGGCGTACGCATCGACTCCGCCGCGCTGCCCGCCAAGGACCCCGACCTGCCCGACTTCGTCGAGGGCCGCGACCCCCACCCGTACATCGACCGCGACGAGTTGCACGAGATCTACCGCTCCTGGCGGCGCGTCGCCGACGCCTACGGCGGCGTCTTCGTCGGCGAGGTCTGGCTGCCCGACGCCGAGCGCTTCGCCCGCTATCTGCGCCCCGACGAACTGCACACCGCGTTCAACTTCAACTTCCTGGCCTGCCCCTGGGACGCGGAGCGGCTGCGCGCCGCCATCGACGACACCCTCGCCGAGCACGCCCCGGTCGGCGCCCCCGCCACCTGGGTGCTGTGCAACCACGACGTCACCCGCACGGTCACCCGCTACGGCCGTACGGACACCGGATTCGACTTCGCCGCAAAGGAGTTCGGCACCCCGACCGACCTGACGCTCGGCACCCGCCGGGCCCGTGCCGCCGCCCTCCTCACCCTCGCCCTGCCCGGCTCCGTCTACCTCTACCAGGGCGAGGAACTCGGCCTGCCCGAGGCGGACATCCCGCGCGACCGCATCCAGGACCCGATGCACTTCCGCTCCGGCGGCACCGATCCCGGCCGCGACGGCTGCAGGGTCCCGCTGCCCTGGACCGCCGACGCCCCGCACGCCGGTTTCGGCTCGGACACGGAACCCTGGCTGCCGCAGCCCGCCGGCTGGTCCGCGTACGCCGCCGACCTCCAGGCCGCCGACCCCGGCTCGATGCTGGTCCTCTACCGCACCGCGCTCCGGCTGCGCCGCACCGAACCGGGCCTCGGGGACGGGCCCCTGGAGTGGCTGCCCGCCCCCGACGGGGTCCTCGCGTTCCGCCGGTCGCCCGGCCTGGTCTGCGTGGTCAACCTGGCCGCCGCCCCGGCCGTCCTGCCCGGCCACGAGGAGATCCTGCTCGCCAGCGGCCCGCTGGACGACGCGGGCCGGCTGCCGGCCGACACGGCGGTCTGGCTGCGTGCCTGA
- a CDS encoding carbohydrate ABC transporter permease codes for MSTRTLISPARLARPRGKLLYWLCFALVVALFTLAFLGPLYWMVSGGLKTTQEAVQTPPTWVPGSVHPENYQRAWEVMDLARLLLNTLYYAFGALAFQLVLDVAAAYSLSKLRPVLGKAILGMMLVTLMIPATVLVVPQYLTVLDVPIVERNLLNSPWAIWLPSVTNAFSIFLLKRFFDSIPKELLDAASMDGAGPLRILWSLVLPISRPILGVVSIFAVVGVWKDFLWPMLVLPDPTGQTLAVGIYSLATSVPENVLIAALTIASLPTLLLFLVFQRNIMSGLTAGGLKG; via the coding sequence ATGTCCACACGCACGCTCATCTCACCCGCCCGCCTCGCCCGACCGCGCGGCAAGCTGCTCTACTGGCTGTGCTTCGCGCTCGTCGTCGCCCTGTTCACGCTGGCCTTCCTCGGCCCGCTGTACTGGATGGTGTCCGGCGGACTCAAGACCACCCAGGAAGCCGTCCAGACACCCCCCACCTGGGTGCCCGGCTCCGTCCACCCGGAGAACTACCAGCGGGCCTGGGAGGTGATGGACCTCGCCCGACTCCTCCTCAACACCCTCTACTACGCGTTCGGCGCCCTCGCCTTCCAGCTCGTCCTGGACGTCGCCGCCGCCTACTCCCTGTCCAAGCTGCGGCCCGTCCTCGGCAAGGCGATCCTCGGGATGATGCTGGTCACCCTGATGATCCCGGCGACCGTCCTCGTCGTCCCGCAGTACCTCACCGTGCTGGACGTGCCGATCGTCGAACGCAACCTGCTCAACTCGCCCTGGGCGATCTGGCTGCCGTCCGTCACCAACGCCTTCAGCATCTTCCTGCTGAAGCGGTTCTTCGACTCCATCCCCAAGGAACTCCTCGACGCGGCCTCCATGGACGGCGCCGGCCCGCTGCGCATCCTGTGGTCGCTCGTCCTGCCGATCTCCCGGCCCATCCTCGGCGTGGTGTCCATCTTCGCGGTCGTCGGCGTCTGGAAGGACTTCCTCTGGCCGATGCTGGTGCTGCCCGACCCGACCGGCCAGACCCTCGCCGTCGGCATCTACTCGCTCGCCACCAGCGTGCCCGAGAACGTGCTGATCGCCGCCCTCACCATCGCCTCCCTGCCGACCCTGCTGCTGTTCCTGGTCTTCCAGCGCAACATCATGAGCGGACTGACCGCGGGCGGCCTCAAGGGCTGA
- a CDS encoding carbohydrate ABC transporter permease, which translates to MSAPTLTQDPAAKDRRPRRPRAGAVRPPAGGLGKALRRNVTAHGFLIGAVLCFAFFSWYPIVREFLLAFQKTDDGQVSWVGWDNFVTVWNDPAFGQAWRNTLWFTALALVLGFAVPFLTALVINEFRHGQGYLRLLVYLPVMLPPTASVLLFKYLYDPGYGMFNEVLGVFGIPAQQWLQDPDTAMLSVVVASTWMNMGGATLIYLAALQGVPGELYEAAELDGAGLLRKVWHVTIPQTRLVLALMLLMQIIATMQVFIEPFLLTGGAGPEGSTTTVVYLIYQYAFNFNNYGAAAALGLILLVLLAGFSALYTRLNRATEE; encoded by the coding sequence ATGTCGGCCCCCACCCTCACCCAGGACCCGGCGGCCAAGGACCGCCGCCCCCGCCGGCCGCGCGCCGGCGCCGTCCGGCCCCCGGCCGGGGGCCTCGGCAAGGCCCTGCGCCGCAATGTCACCGCCCACGGATTCCTCATCGGCGCGGTGCTCTGCTTCGCCTTCTTCTCCTGGTACCCGATCGTCCGGGAGTTCCTGCTCGCCTTCCAGAAGACCGACGACGGCCAGGTGAGCTGGGTCGGCTGGGACAACTTCGTCACCGTCTGGAACGACCCGGCCTTCGGCCAGGCATGGCGCAACACCCTGTGGTTCACCGCCCTCGCGCTCGTCCTCGGCTTCGCCGTCCCCTTCCTCACCGCGCTCGTCATCAACGAGTTCCGGCACGGTCAGGGCTATCTGCGGCTGCTGGTCTACCTGCCCGTCATGCTGCCGCCCACCGCGTCCGTGCTGCTCTTCAAGTACCTGTACGACCCCGGGTACGGCATGTTCAACGAGGTGCTCGGGGTCTTCGGCATCCCGGCCCAGCAGTGGCTCCAGGACCCCGACACCGCGATGCTCTCCGTCGTCGTCGCCTCCACCTGGATGAACATGGGCGGCGCGACCCTCATCTACCTGGCCGCCCTCCAGGGCGTCCCCGGCGAGCTGTACGAGGCCGCCGAACTCGACGGGGCCGGCCTGCTGCGCAAGGTGTGGCACGTGACGATCCCGCAGACCCGGCTCGTCCTGGCGCTGATGCTGCTCATGCAGATCATCGCCACCATGCAGGTCTTCATCGAGCCCTTCCTGCTGACCGGCGGCGCCGGACCCGAGGGCTCCACCACGACCGTCGTCTATCTGATCTACCAGTACGCCTTCAACTTCAACAACTACGGTGCCGCGGCGGCGCTCGGCCTGATCCTGCTCGTACTGCTGGCCGGCTTCTCGGCCCTGTACACCAGGCTCAACCGCGCCACGGAAGAGTAG
- a CDS encoding ABC transporter substrate-binding protein translates to MRRARFRRTRRAGAVTLVSALTLTALAACGTSSSSDDGDDGNGSGANTDAAAPLDPKTKVTITIDCMPPAAKKAELKEWNEDVKEFNKTYPNVTIEGRSTPGQCLEPPRFTAMLKAKSQPDVFYTYFTDLEQVLDNDGAQDISAYVNDKTVPLLKDIDPDVLGSLKKDDKLYGLPTSNYRMGLLINRTLFEKAGLDPDTPPATWDEVRAAAKKIAGLGGGVAGFGEYSAANTGGWHFTAQMYSLGGDVVDASGTKAAFNDAIGKQVAENLHAMRWEDDSMGKTQLLKWGDLQKQIATDKLGMFLAAPDDVTYMVQQLGAKYENFGMGPIPGGKNTLAGGNNYMIKKGISPDKVKAAIAWLNFKFTTVGKGQYDWERTKADGLPVGLPQPNLWLNDSKTKDDAARVEFATMPVQNFKAFMDNPVPGKAEPPKAQEIYKVLDNVMSGILTNKDADIDKLLSTAETQVNQVLANQ, encoded by the coding sequence ATGAGAAGAGCTCGGTTCCGCCGCACCCGCCGCGCCGGCGCGGTCACCCTCGTCTCCGCCCTGACGCTGACGGCACTCGCCGCCTGCGGCACGAGCAGCAGCAGCGATGACGGCGACGACGGCAACGGGAGCGGCGCGAACACCGACGCCGCCGCGCCGCTGGACCCCAAGACCAAGGTGACCATCACCATCGACTGCATGCCGCCGGCGGCCAAGAAGGCCGAGCTCAAGGAGTGGAACGAGGACGTCAAGGAGTTCAACAAGACGTACCCCAACGTCACGATCGAGGGCCGCTCCACCCCGGGCCAGTGTCTGGAGCCGCCGCGCTTCACCGCGATGCTCAAGGCCAAGTCCCAGCCCGACGTGTTCTACACCTACTTCACCGACCTGGAGCAGGTCCTCGACAACGACGGCGCCCAGGACATCAGCGCCTACGTCAACGACAAGACCGTGCCGCTTCTCAAGGACATCGACCCGGACGTCCTCGGCTCGCTCAAGAAGGACGACAAGCTCTACGGCCTGCCCACCAGCAACTACCGTATGGGCCTGCTGATCAACCGCACGCTCTTCGAGAAGGCGGGCCTCGACCCCGACACCCCGCCCGCCACCTGGGACGAGGTCCGGGCCGCGGCCAAGAAGATCGCCGGCCTGGGCGGCGGCGTCGCCGGCTTCGGCGAGTACAGCGCGGCCAACACCGGCGGCTGGCACTTCACCGCGCAGATGTACAGCCTCGGCGGAGACGTCGTGGACGCCTCCGGCACCAAGGCCGCCTTCAACGACGCGATCGGCAAGCAGGTCGCCGAGAACCTCCACGCGATGCGCTGGGAGGACGACTCCATGGGCAAGACCCAGTTGCTGAAGTGGGGCGACCTCCAGAAGCAGATCGCCACCGACAAGCTCGGCATGTTCCTCGCCGCGCCCGACGACGTGACCTACATGGTCCAGCAACTCGGCGCCAAGTACGAGAACTTCGGCATGGGCCCGATCCCCGGCGGCAAGAACACCCTCGCCGGCGGCAACAACTACATGATCAAGAAGGGCATTTCGCCCGACAAGGTCAAGGCCGCGATCGCCTGGCTCAACTTCAAGTTCACCACCGTCGGCAAGGGCCAGTACGACTGGGAGCGCACCAAGGCCGACGGTCTGCCCGTCGGACTCCCGCAGCCCAACCTGTGGCTGAACGACAGCAAGACCAAGGACGACGCCGCCCGCGTCGAGTTCGCCACCATGCCGGTGCAGAACTTCAAGGCGTTCATGGACAACCCGGTGCCGGGCAAGGCCGAACCCCCGAAGGCGCAGGAGATCTACAAGGTCCTCGACAACGTGATGTCGGGCATCCTCACCAACAAGGACGCCGACATCGACAAGCTCCTGTCGACGGCGGAGACCCAGGTGAACCAGGTCCTCGCCAACCAGTGA
- a CDS encoding LacI family DNA-binding transcriptional regulator, with protein sequence MTRRLAQVAKKVGVSEATVSRVLNGKPGVSESTRQSVLTALDVLGYERPTQLRGERARLVGLVLPELQNPIFPLFAEVIGGALAQQGLTPVLCTQTKGGVSEADYVDLLLQQHVSGVVFAGGLFAQADAPHDHYRQLAERRIPVVLINAPIEELDFPCVSCDDAVAVEQAWRHLSLLGHERIGVVLGPGDHVPSRRKLAAARAAAEAAGAPLPDERVERSMFSLEGGQAATSRLLDRGVTGIICASDPLALGAIRAARRRGLAVPEQVSVVGFDDSAFMNCTEPPLTTVRQPIEAMGRAAVELLCTQIQGGEVPPGELLFEPELVVRGSTAQAPRA encoded by the coding sequence ATGACGCGACGACTTGCTCAGGTAGCCAAGAAGGTAGGGGTCAGCGAGGCCACGGTCAGCCGGGTGCTCAACGGCAAGCCGGGGGTCTCCGAGTCCACCCGCCAGTCCGTGCTGACCGCGCTGGACGTGCTCGGCTACGAGCGCCCCACCCAGTTGCGCGGCGAACGCGCCCGTCTGGTGGGACTGGTCCTGCCGGAGCTGCAGAACCCGATCTTCCCGCTGTTCGCCGAGGTCATCGGCGGCGCGCTGGCCCAGCAGGGACTGACCCCGGTGCTGTGCACCCAGACCAAGGGCGGGGTCTCCGAGGCGGACTACGTCGATCTCCTCCTCCAGCAGCACGTCTCCGGCGTGGTCTTCGCCGGCGGGCTGTTCGCGCAGGCCGACGCCCCGCACGACCACTACCGGCAGCTCGCCGAACGCCGTATCCCGGTGGTCCTCATCAACGCCCCCATAGAGGAACTGGACTTCCCCTGCGTCTCCTGCGACGACGCCGTCGCGGTGGAGCAGGCGTGGCGCCATCTGTCCCTGCTGGGCCACGAGCGCATCGGCGTGGTGCTCGGCCCCGGCGACCACGTGCCCTCCCGGCGCAAGCTCGCCGCCGCCCGCGCCGCGGCCGAGGCGGCCGGCGCCCCGCTGCCCGACGAGCGGGTGGAGCGCTCGATGTTCTCCCTGGAGGGCGGCCAGGCGGCCACCTCGCGCCTGCTGGACCGCGGGGTCACCGGCATCATCTGCGCCAGCGACCCGCTCGCCCTGGGCGCCATCAGGGCCGCCCGGCGACGCGGTCTGGCGGTGCCCGAGCAGGTGTCGGTCGTCGGCTTCGACGACTCCGCCTTCATGAACTGCACCGAACCCCCGCTGACCACCGTGCGCCAGCCCATCGAGGCCATGGGGCGGGCCGCCGTCGAGCTGCTGTGCACCCAGATCCAGGGCGGCGAAGTGCCGCCCGGCGAGCTGCTGTTCGAGCCCGAACTGGTCGTGCGCGGCTCGACCGCCCAGGCGCCGCGCGCCTGA